GTGACGTTTGCTGTTTCCGGTTCCTGTTTCGAAAGGCGAACAGAAAATAACGGAAATTTATTGGAGTTTCTTTTTTGCCATACATAATAGATAAATAATATTGACTCACAAATTTCACAAGTGaactaaatattcaaaacttagaTGCGTACACATTTAAAAAGCATAAAAgtagtaaacaaaaaataatcgaaaaaaaaacgttatttcgGAGCAGTATATTTACCGCGCTCTGGtgaaatcagtggcgtagccaggatttatgtatgggggggggggatgtgttaagaagcatggccccccccccccccttgtattaaagcggggggtccgggattCCTGCCCCggtaaaaaatttggattttaaggtgtaaaatagtgctaatttagcagttttaggttcttaaatttaaatattgtaatggtaattttttttattaattttaatatgaaatgtgtttgagtgatgaataagaaattaattaaagatttggtgctaaggggggggggagggtttgaacccctaacccccccccccctggctacgcccctgggtgaAACCCGTAAGTTCGGACATGGGACATCGCAACTGGTAAACAGGGCTGTTGTAATGAGACAAGGACGCACCTCCTCGAGGGCGGCCGAGGAGGCGCCCACCGCGGCGGCCAGGTGGCGGTGCATGACGACGGCGAGGCGAGCCTCCTTGCAGCCGGCCTCCAGCGCCTCCAGGTCCTCGGCTCGCCGGGTCTCCCTCACCAGCCGCCCCACCACGGCCACCGACAGCAGGCCCAGCAGCACGCAGCTGGCCAGCGGCAGGTTCTCCAGCAGCCCGCTGTCCTCCACGTAGTCCTCGTACAGGTCCCGCACGTAGTCCTCGTAGCAGTCCTCGAGCGAGTACTGCGCCTCGCGCAGCGCCGTCAGCAGCCACGCCATGGTCCCTCGTGCACGGCGCGTTGCCGCGGCGACCCTCCGCTCATTGTTGTTCGCGCGACCACACGACCCGACCACTTCCGAACTCAACCGAAGTGtcaaatgttaggttatgttaggtcggtgtaataaatatttgttctttattttttttcgggaggctaggtaaggttaggttaggctatcgtaactaaaatgaaaggttgattatgttaggttagcgttattaaaaatactatatgaCTGCAATATATATCGCAAGGAAATAgcatatatataagaatgtaaataaataaataaataaataaataaataggaatGAAAAGCAACGGCACGGTCCCTGGGCGACTGcccggctcccccccccccctccaaccaggAGCCGCCACTGGGAGACCCCTTCTTGTCCAGCTGGCGGTCGTTCGCGGGACATCCAAAACCTGGTTTCCAGTGTCGTGTGtgtattgtggaaacagttttaattt
This genomic window from Bacillus rossius redtenbacheri isolate Brsri chromosome 6, Brsri_v3, whole genome shotgun sequence contains:
- the LOC134533540 gene encoding uncharacterized protein LOC134533540: MAWLLTALREAQYSLEDCYEDYVRDLYEDYVEDSGLLENLPLASCVLLGLLSVAVVGRLVRETRRAEDLEALEAGCKEARLAVVMHRHLAAAVGASSAALEETCKRLSSPRGPQRNVSAGAAARDARPATPSSIPRPVAATTKGRRP